A portion of the Phaenicophaeus curvirostris isolate KB17595 chromosome W, BPBGC_Pcur_1.0, whole genome shotgun sequence genome contains these proteins:
- the LOC138732928 gene encoding transcription factor BTF3 homolog 4-like isoform X2, translated as MTPDYSCGGGSAPPGPAAAEGALSSLSSGRHLAPLCVLCCARSCAHSPCLPLRHRCFCPKKMKETIMNQEKLARLQAQVRIGGKGTARRKKKVVHRTATADDKKLQFSLKKLGVNNISGIEEVNMFTNQGTVIHFNNPKVQASLAANTFTITGHAETKQLTEMLPSILNQLGADSLTSLRRLAEALPKQPVDGKAPLATGGDDDDDEVPDLVENFDEASKNEAN; from the exons ATGACACCCGACTACTCCTGTGGCGGCGGCTCCGCCCCTCCAGGTCCTGCCGCTGCAGAAGGCGCCCTCTCCAGTCTCTCTTCCGGCCGCCATCTCGCTCCACTTTGCGTTCTGTGCTGTGCTCGGTCCTGTGCTCACAGCCCTTGTCTCCCGCTCCGGCATCGCTGCTTCTGCCCCAAGAAG ATGAAAGAAACGATCATGAACCAAGAAAAGCTCGCCAGGCTCCAGGCCCAAGTGCGCATTGGTGGCAAG GGTACTGCCCGCAGAAAGAAGAAGGTTGTCCACAGAACAGCTACAGCAGATGACAAgaaacttcagttttctttaaagaaactgGGCGTCAACAATATTTCTGGAATTGAAGAG gtaaATATGTTTACTAACCAAGGAACAGTCATTCACTTCAATAACCCTAAAGTTCAGGCATCTCTGGCTGCTAACACTTTCACTATCACCGGCCACGCTGAGACAAAGCAGCTGACAGAAATGCTTCCTAGCATCTTAAATCAGCTCGGAGCTGACAGTTTGACCAGCCTGAGGAGATTGGCAGAAGCCCTACCCAAGCAAC CTGTGGATGGAAAAGCACCACTTGCTActggtggtgatgatgatgatgatgaagtcCCAG atCTTGTTGAAAACTTTGATGAAGCTTCGAAGAATGAGGCAAACTGA
- the LOC138732928 gene encoding transcription factor BTF3 homolog 4-like isoform X3: MTPDYSCGGGSAPPGPAAAEGALSSLSSGRHLAPLCVLCCARSCAHSPCLPLRHRCFCPKKGTARRKKKVVHRTATADDKKLQFSLKKLGVNNISGIEEVNMFTNQGTVIHFNNPKVQASLAANTFTITGHAETKQLTEMLPSILNQLGADSLTSLRRLAEALPKQPVDGKAPLATGGDDDDDEVPDLVENFDEASKNEAN; the protein is encoded by the exons ATGACACCCGACTACTCCTGTGGCGGCGGCTCCGCCCCTCCAGGTCCTGCCGCTGCAGAAGGCGCCCTCTCCAGTCTCTCTTCCGGCCGCCATCTCGCTCCACTTTGCGTTCTGTGCTGTGCTCGGTCCTGTGCTCACAGCCCTTGTCTCCCGCTCCGGCATCGCTGCTTCTGCCCCAAGAAG GGTACTGCCCGCAGAAAGAAGAAGGTTGTCCACAGAACAGCTACAGCAGATGACAAgaaacttcagttttctttaaagaaactgGGCGTCAACAATATTTCTGGAATTGAAGAG gtaaATATGTTTACTAACCAAGGAACAGTCATTCACTTCAATAACCCTAAAGTTCAGGCATCTCTGGCTGCTAACACTTTCACTATCACCGGCCACGCTGAGACAAAGCAGCTGACAGAAATGCTTCCTAGCATCTTAAATCAGCTCGGAGCTGACAGTTTGACCAGCCTGAGGAGATTGGCAGAAGCCCTACCCAAGCAAC CTGTGGATGGAAAAGCACCACTTGCTActggtggtgatgatgatgatgatgaagtcCCAG atCTTGTTGAAAACTTTGATGAAGCTTCGAAGAATGAGGCAAACTGA
- the LOC138732928 gene encoding transcription factor BTF3 homolog 4-like isoform X1 → MTPDYSCGGGSAPPGPAAAEGALSSLSSGRHLAPLCVLCCARSCAHSPCLPLRHRCFCPKKARFVVACAAGCFLTRSPRALTLLPQMKETIMNQEKLARLQAQVRIGGKGTARRKKKVVHRTATADDKKLQFSLKKLGVNNISGIEEVNMFTNQGTVIHFNNPKVQASLAANTFTITGHAETKQLTEMLPSILNQLGADSLTSLRRLAEALPKQPVDGKAPLATGGDDDDDEVPDLVENFDEASKNEAN, encoded by the exons ATGACACCCGACTACTCCTGTGGCGGCGGCTCCGCCCCTCCAGGTCCTGCCGCTGCAGAAGGCGCCCTCTCCAGTCTCTCTTCCGGCCGCCATCTCGCTCCACTTTGCGTTCTGTGCTGTGCTCGGTCCTGTGCTCACAGCCCTTGTCTCCCGCTCCGGCATCGCTGCTTCTGCCCCAAGAAG GCCCGGTTTGTTGTGGCCTGCGCCGCCGGGTGCTTCCTGACCCGCTCACCACGGGCGCTCACGTTGCTTCCGCAGATGAAAGAAACGATCATGAACCAAGAAAAGCTCGCCAGGCTCCAGGCCCAAGTGCGCATTGGTGGCAAG GGTACTGCCCGCAGAAAGAAGAAGGTTGTCCACAGAACAGCTACAGCAGATGACAAgaaacttcagttttctttaaagaaactgGGCGTCAACAATATTTCTGGAATTGAAGAG gtaaATATGTTTACTAACCAAGGAACAGTCATTCACTTCAATAACCCTAAAGTTCAGGCATCTCTGGCTGCTAACACTTTCACTATCACCGGCCACGCTGAGACAAAGCAGCTGACAGAAATGCTTCCTAGCATCTTAAATCAGCTCGGAGCTGACAGTTTGACCAGCCTGAGGAGATTGGCAGAAGCCCTACCCAAGCAAC CTGTGGATGGAAAAGCACCACTTGCTActggtggtgatgatgatgatgatgaagtcCCAG atCTTGTTGAAAACTTTGATGAAGCTTCGAAGAATGAGGCAAACTGA